The nucleotide sequence TGCCTCTTTTGTACGAATGACGCGCAAATCCATTTGATTATGCAAGTTCATTCCCCCTTTTTTTATCCAACACATCTCTATGAAGTGTGTTCTAACCAACATATTGGCCATTTGTGATTATTGTATAATGTTAATTTTCGTCATACAATTCTTATAAATAATCAACACGTTGTTTGTTATTATAATTTGATTTATGAAGGAGCACAATCCTATGTTTAAAAACAAACTTTTGTTAGCATCACCCATCATTGCATTGTTGATCGTATTTATTTTTTCACTTACGTTATTCCCATCAGTCCAGCCCCAACCGAAAAATTTGCCTATTGCGATCGTAAACGAGGATCAAGGTGAACTGGGACAAACTATCGTTGATAGAGTTCAAGCTTCGGCAAACGGAGTAGAAGATTCTCCAGTTAAATGGATGGTCGTACAGAATAATGAGCAAGTCCAAGAGGGTTTGGATAATCAAGAGTATTATGCGGCATTAGTGATTCCAAAGGATTTTAGCTCCAAGCAAGCATCACTACAAACAGCAGAACCTTCATTACCTGAATTAGAAATATATATTAATCAGGGAATGAATATGGCGGCATCAACTATGGCGAGTCAAATGTTGAATGGAGTAGTTGACAACTTGAACAATAATGTTCGTACTCAATTACTACAAGGATTTGAAGCACAAGGTACAATGTTGACCGTACAACAGGCTACTAATCTAGTAACTCCTATTACAAAGAAGATCACAATTGTAAATGAGATTGGCACAAATAGTGCAAATGGTAACTCTCCAGTTTCATTATTCCAACCATTATGGATGGCAAGTTTAGCGGCTGCTGCAATCCTATATCTTGTTATTAGCAAACTATCTTTCACTACTAGAAAAGAGACCCTTGCAACAAAGATCAAACAAATATTTCTGGGTGCTGTTATTTCATTAATAATTGGGTTTAGTCTTTCCTGGATCGCTGACGGAATGGTCGGATTGAATATCCCTGATTACATGGATACAGCCTTATTTTTATCAATCACTTCATTTAGTTTCTTCTTAATGATTACTGCTGTACTTTCGTTAATTGGGATAAAGGGTATTCCTATTTTTGTCTTAATCCTTTTCTTCGGTGCACCTTTATTAGCATTGGCACCTGAAATGATGTCTCCATTTTACCGTGATTGGATTTACTCTTGGCTACCGATGCGATTTATGACACAAGGACTTCGAGAACTGTTCTTCTTTGGCAAAGGGTTGACCTGGAATACTCCTGTTACTGTACTTGTTTCAATTGGATTGGTCAGCATATTGATCATACTTGCAACTGCTTTGAAGCGTAATACACGAAAGTAATTGAGGGAAGGGGCACTTAGCATGGCAATCATTGAGATTGATCATCTGACCAAGGATTACGGACAAAATCGAGGGGTATTCGATGTCTCTTTCAACGTAGAGCAAGGTGAGGTTTATGGATTTCTAGGACCGAATGGAGCAGGTAAAACATCAACTATCCGTCACATTATGGGTTTCTCACGTCCACAAAAAGGGCGAACATTGGTATTCCGAATGAACAGTTGGGAACGTGCAAGTGATATTCAAAGGGAATTGGGATATTTGCCTGGCGAAATCGCGTTTCCAGAGTCTCTGACCGGTACCGAATTCATCAGAATGATGGCGGATCTGCGTGGTATCACCAATATGAAGTATACGGAAAGCTTAATAAACAAGTTTGAGCTTGATCCCTCTGGAAGTCTAAAACGAATGTCACTCGGCATGAAGCGTAAGCTCGCGATCGTTACGGCATTCATGCATGACCCCGCCGTACTAGTTCTTGACGAACCGACAAGCGGATTGGATCCAATTATGCAGAACTTCTTTATCGAGTTCATTAAGGAAGAGAAGAAGAGGGGCAAAACGATCCTCTTATCGAGTCATATATTCTCTGAAATTGATGCGACATGCGATAAAATTTCAATTATTAAGGACGGTCGCTTGATTTCCTCATTCGTTGCAGATGAATTGCGCCATAACGAACTTAAAACGTTTGAACTTGAATTCAAAACCGAAGTGGCATATATGCAGTTTGAGGAAAAGGCAAAATCGGTGCCTCAATTGAAGATTGTTTCGTTAACGCCGAACAAGCTGCAGACAACTTTGCAAATCAACGATTCGGATATTAATACTTTTATATCTTTCATTTCCAACTTTGACGTTAAGTTTTTCTCAGAGATCAAATTCACATTAGAAGATTACTTCATGAAATATTACGACCGAAGAGACACCAACTCTAACGAGACAGGAGGTGCCGGTGCCAATGTCATACATTCAAATCAATAACCTGACAAAGGACTATGGGGATGGTCGGGGTATCTTTGACCTCAACCTAGAGATCGAGAAGGGCGAGGTATTTGGTTTCGTTGGTACGAATGGTGCTGGAAAAACCACAACAATTCGTCATATGATGGGCTTCTTGAAGCCACAAAACGGCACCGTAACCATCAATGGGATGAACGGCTGGACGGACGCCGCCGAGATTAAGAAATTGATCGGGTATATCCCTGGAGAGATTGCCTTCCCTGATGCACCAACAGGTACGGAGTTTCTTAAGAGGCAAGCAGAACTATTGGGGTTAACAGACATGTCTTACGCGGAATCCATTATCAAGATGCTGCAGCTTGATCCCACAGCTAATTTGAAAAGAATGTCCAAAGGGATGAAGCAGAAAACCGCAATCGTAGCAGCCTTGATGGCTGATCCAGACATTCTAATATTGGATGAGCCGACAACGGGGTTAGACCCACTGATGCGAGCTGAGTTCGTCAAACTTCTGAACGAAGAGAAGAGGAAGGGAAAGACGATCTTTATGTCAAGTCACATGTTCGAGGAAGTCGAACACACTTGCGATAAAGTTGCCTTAATCAAAGGCGGTAAGTTGATTGCGGTCAAACGGACCTCTGAGGTAAGAAGAAGTGAAAACAAACAATATAAGATTGAGTTTATAACACATGCAGATTATGTGCGCTTCTTGTCCGAACCGTTCAAGATCACAACTAAACGAGATAACCAAAATCAAGTGTTTATCCAAATTAACGATGCAGATATCAATCTGTTATTCCGAACGCTTACGGGGTATCCGATCAAGTTCATTAAAGAAATCAAGTATACGCTGGAGAGTTACTTCAAGGGTATTTATGAGGAGGACAAAGTCCATGCTTAGCAAACCCATACTCAAACAAACGATAAAAGCCAATCTAAGGCTATGGCTCATCTTCACGATGATCATGACTGTGTTTCATGTCGTTTTTATCGCCGTGTTCAATGCAAGCACCATATCAGACCTGTCGAGCTTGGTAAAGGACTCACCTCTTGCCAGTCTACTTGGAGAAACTTCGTTTCTAGGCATGCTTTCCAATACGTTCTATGGGATTCATGGTGCGCTTCTTCCTATTATATTCATCATTATGACAGCGAACGGTCTAATCGCTTCGCAAGTAGATCGAGGATCGATGGCTTATTTGCTATCTACACCGACGAAGAGAAGCACGGTTGTCCGTACGCAAGCAACCTTTCTGATTGCTTCGCTTATCCTTATGATGTTGATCATTACATTGGCGGGGTATATCGCCATTCAAGCGTTCCAAGGTGAAACCGACATCCGTATTTTCGACTATTTTATGCTTAACCTAGGGTTGTTCCTGCTATGGTTTGCGACTAGTAGCATTTCTTTCTTTTTCTCCTGTGTATTCAATCTAAGTAAAAACTCATTGGCGTGGGGAGCAGGCATACCGTTGGCATTCTTCCTCTTTAAATTGATGGGGGACGTTGACAGTAGCTTGGAGAAGTTAAAGTATTTCACCTTGAACACTCTGTTTGATACGAGTGCTGTGTTGAACGGTAGCGGCTATGCGATCCAATATGTTGTTCTTGCTGTCGTTGGAGTCATCCTAAATATTTTGGCTGTACGTGTATTCCAGCGAAAGGATTTGCCTTTGTAAACGAAGCAAAGTAACATATCCGCCTCACCTACAATATGATGAGTCTAGAAATCTAAAGAGG is from Candidatus Cohnella colombiensis and encodes:
- a CDS encoding DUF3533 domain-containing protein encodes the protein MFKNKLLLASPIIALLIVFIFSLTLFPSVQPQPKNLPIAIVNEDQGELGQTIVDRVQASANGVEDSPVKWMVVQNNEQVQEGLDNQEYYAALVIPKDFSSKQASLQTAEPSLPELEIYINQGMNMAASTMASQMLNGVVDNLNNNVRTQLLQGFEAQGTMLTVQQATNLVTPITKKITIVNEIGTNSANGNSPVSLFQPLWMASLAAAAILYLVISKLSFTTRKETLATKIKQIFLGAVISLIIGFSLSWIADGMVGLNIPDYMDTALFLSITSFSFFLMITAVLSLIGIKGIPIFVLILFFGAPLLALAPEMMSPFYRDWIYSWLPMRFMTQGLRELFFFGKGLTWNTPVTVLVSIGLVSILIILATALKRNTRK
- a CDS encoding ABC transporter ATP-binding protein encodes the protein MAIIEIDHLTKDYGQNRGVFDVSFNVEQGEVYGFLGPNGAGKTSTIRHIMGFSRPQKGRTLVFRMNSWERASDIQRELGYLPGEIAFPESLTGTEFIRMMADLRGITNMKYTESLINKFELDPSGSLKRMSLGMKRKLAIVTAFMHDPAVLVLDEPTSGLDPIMQNFFIEFIKEEKKRGKTILLSSHIFSEIDATCDKISIIKDGRLISSFVADELRHNELKTFELEFKTEVAYMQFEEKAKSVPQLKIVSLTPNKLQTTLQINDSDINTFISFISNFDVKFFSEIKFTLEDYFMKYYDRRDTNSNETGGAGANVIHSNQ
- a CDS encoding ABC transporter ATP-binding protein, which gives rise to MSYIQINNLTKDYGDGRGIFDLNLEIEKGEVFGFVGTNGAGKTTTIRHMMGFLKPQNGTVTINGMNGWTDAAEIKKLIGYIPGEIAFPDAPTGTEFLKRQAELLGLTDMSYAESIIKMLQLDPTANLKRMSKGMKQKTAIVAALMADPDILILDEPTTGLDPLMRAEFVKLLNEEKRKGKTIFMSSHMFEEVEHTCDKVALIKGGKLIAVKRTSEVRRSENKQYKIEFITHADYVRFLSEPFKITTKRDNQNQVFIQINDADINLLFRTLTGYPIKFIKEIKYTLESYFKGIYEEDKVHA
- a CDS encoding ABC transporter permease subunit yields the protein MLSKPILKQTIKANLRLWLIFTMIMTVFHVVFIAVFNASTISDLSSLVKDSPLASLLGETSFLGMLSNTFYGIHGALLPIIFIIMTANGLIASQVDRGSMAYLLSTPTKRSTVVRTQATFLIASLILMMLIITLAGYIAIQAFQGETDIRIFDYFMLNLGLFLLWFATSSISFFFSCVFNLSKNSLAWGAGIPLAFFLFKLMGDVDSSLEKLKYFTLNTLFDTSAVLNGSGYAIQYVVLAVVGVILNILAVRVFQRKDLPL